The following are encoded together in the Thalassolituus oleivorans MIL-1 genome:
- a CDS encoding urate hydroxylase PuuD, protein MEAYIFEWLSLFFRWFHVIAGIAWIGASFYFIWLDLSLREPPEWKKEKGIKGDLWAIHGGGFYEVAKYQLGPQTMPKKLHWFKWEAYTTWLTGFSLLAIIYYWGANQYLLDPQKMVLTQVHGIGISLGFLLAGVGIYEVMVRSALRHWPRVFGAILFSLLVFSAWALDQIFSDRAAYLHIGALIGTIMVGNVKLGIMPAQCELVRAVEAGEVPNAEYAAFAKLRSTHNNYFTLPLIFLMISNHYPMTYGHEYPWLVLAAIGGLAAFVRHYFNLKHQDQHKPWILVVGIIGLLLVAAWMTPMHLRQASTAAVINDTQALALVQVHCAGCHADVPTQAGFATAPAGIVLAHVEQLQQFSPRIVTALQTGYMPLGNMKGMTEQERSELIQWLTR, encoded by the coding sequence ATGGAAGCATACATCTTCGAATGGCTGAGTTTGTTTTTTCGTTGGTTTCACGTCATTGCCGGTATCGCTTGGATTGGTGCTTCTTTTTACTTTATTTGGCTCGATTTAAGTTTGCGCGAACCGCCGGAGTGGAAAAAAGAAAAGGGGATTAAAGGTGATTTGTGGGCAATTCACGGTGGCGGCTTTTATGAAGTCGCTAAGTACCAGCTTGGTCCACAAACCATGCCGAAGAAACTCCATTGGTTTAAATGGGAAGCCTACACGACTTGGTTAACGGGTTTTTCTTTATTAGCCATTATTTATTACTGGGGTGCTAATCAATACTTATTAGATCCGCAAAAGATGGTACTAACACAGGTTCATGGTATCGGCATAAGCCTTGGATTTCTACTCGCTGGCGTCGGTATTTACGAAGTGATGGTACGCAGTGCCTTGCGACATTGGCCACGAGTGTTTGGCGCGATTCTATTCTCGCTGTTGGTATTTTCGGCTTGGGCGCTTGATCAGATATTCAGCGATCGTGCCGCCTATCTGCATATCGGTGCTTTAATCGGCACGATTATGGTCGGTAATGTGAAACTCGGCATTATGCCTGCCCAGTGCGAACTTGTGCGCGCAGTGGAAGCGGGGGAAGTTCCGAATGCCGAATATGCGGCGTTCGCTAAGCTGCGTTCTACGCACAATAACTATTTCACATTGCCTTTGATCTTTTTAATGATCAGCAATCACTATCCTATGACCTACGGACATGAATACCCTTGGTTAGTGCTGGCAGCAATTGGTGGTTTAGCTGCATTTGTTCGTCATTACTTTAATTTAAAACATCAAGATCAACATAAGCCATGGATTTTAGTCGTTGGCATAATTGGTTTGCTGTTAGTTGCTGCTTGGATGACACCTATGCATTTGCGCCAAGCGTCGACCGCTGCTGTTATCAACGATACGCAAGCGCTAGCGTTAGTTCAGGTGCATTGTGCCGGCTGCCACGCGGATGTGCCGACACAAGCGGGATTTGCTACGGCTCCCGCTGGTATCGTATTAGCCCACGTCGAGCAGTTGCAGCAATTTAGCCCGCGAATTGTTACGGCCTTACAAACGGGTTATATGCCGTTGGGTAATATGAAGGGTATGACTGAGCAAGAGCGTTCAGAATTAATTCAGTGGCTAACACGTTAG
- the guaD gene encoding guanine deaminase, with protein sequence MTLQAHCAAVLHYTASSSADLSSTHAFQPHYFPDGALAIDTDSGRVVACGDAESVLANYPGIEIKTYDNALIMPGMIDTHIHYPQVDVIASYGEQLLDWLNNYTFPAEQAFADEQYAAATADFFLDELARNGTTTALVFGTVHPQSVDAFFSASHQRNMRMICGKVMMDRNAPHALCDTADSSLTQSRELIERWHGKGRQQYAVTPRFAITSTREQLEVAGQLLKEYPTVTLQTHLAENLDEIAFVEELFPERASYLDVYDYYGLLGPRSVFAHGVHLTDTDYQRLSESGSHLAFCPTSNLFLGSGLFRLHKQPHPVSVGLASDVGGGTSMSMLQTLSEAYKICQLNGTSLSAHEAFYRVTQGNAQVLGLDHCIGSFNSGNEADFIVLDLNATPLMQRRQSTCHTIEERLFALMVLGDDRAIAATFVAGQCLYRKVSNKELSN encoded by the coding sequence ATGACCTTGCAGGCACACTGCGCCGCGGTTTTGCATTATACCGCCTCTTCATCAGCAGACTTATCATCTACACATGCTTTTCAGCCACATTATTTTCCCGATGGCGCTTTAGCTATTGATACCGATAGCGGACGCGTTGTTGCTTGTGGTGATGCAGAATCGGTATTAGCAAATTATCCGGGTATTGAGATTAAGACCTACGACAATGCCTTAATTATGCCGGGCATGATCGATACTCATATTCATTATCCGCAAGTGGATGTCATCGCTTCGTATGGTGAACAATTACTTGATTGGTTAAATAATTACACCTTTCCGGCTGAGCAGGCGTTTGCTGATGAGCAATATGCCGCGGCTACCGCTGACTTTTTTTTGGATGAACTTGCCCGCAATGGCACAACCACGGCGCTCGTTTTTGGCACCGTACATCCACAATCGGTGGACGCTTTCTTTAGCGCCAGTCACCAACGCAATATGCGTATGATCTGCGGTAAAGTGATGATGGATCGCAATGCGCCACATGCATTGTGTGATACGGCTGATAGCAGTCTTACGCAGTCGCGAGAACTTATAGAGCGCTGGCATGGTAAAGGTCGCCAACAGTATGCCGTAACCCCGCGCTTTGCGATTACGTCGACGCGCGAGCAATTGGAGGTTGCTGGGCAACTTTTAAAAGAATATCCGACCGTCACCTTGCAAACTCACTTAGCTGAAAATCTCGACGAAATTGCTTTTGTTGAAGAGCTATTCCCCGAACGCGCCAGCTATCTCGATGTGTATGATTATTATGGTTTATTAGGGCCGCGCAGTGTTTTTGCGCATGGGGTACATCTTACCGATACCGATTATCAACGATTGAGTGAAAGCGGTAGCCACCTTGCCTTTTGTCCAACGTCGAATTTGTTTTTAGGCAGCGGTTTATTTCGCTTACATAAACAGCCGCATCCGGTCAGTGTTGGCTTAGCCTCTGATGTGGGTGGTGGCACGAGTATGTCGATGCTGCAGACATTGAGCGAAGCGTACAAAATTTGCCAGTTAAACGGCACCAGCCTGAGCGCCCATGAAGCTTTTTATCGGGTAACTCAAGGCAATGCCCAAGTTCTCGGGTTAGATCACTGTATTGGTAGTTTTAATTCAGGTAACGAAGCGGATTTTATCGTCCTTGATCTAAATGCCACGCCATTAATGCAGCGCCGACAAAGTACCTGCCACACCATAGAAGAACGCTTATTTGCTTTAATGGTACTAGGCGATGACCGAGCCATTGCCGCTACGTTCGTTGCTGGCCAATGCCTGTACCGAAAAGTTAGCAATAAGGAGTTGTCGAACTAA
- a CDS encoding ureidoglycolate lyase: MRKIDLLPEPLTASRFAQFGEVISANGASYPINGGTTQRFHRQATVERNDGEAIISVFQAQPRSLPMKITMMERHPLGSQAFFPCDDQPYLVLVCLGDNAPDPDTLRLFSVQGQGVNYHAGTWHFPLLSLEAVRNFWVVDRVGHGNNLDEHSFSDDVEITISEYRSHSE; encoded by the coding sequence ATGCGGAAGATTGATTTATTGCCCGAGCCATTAACGGCTAGTCGTTTTGCTCAATTCGGCGAGGTCATTAGTGCGAATGGTGCCTCCTATCCTATTAATGGTGGCACTACACAAAGATTTCATCGCCAAGCCACGGTAGAGCGTAATGACGGCGAGGCCATTATCAGTGTATTTCAGGCGCAACCGCGCAGCCTGCCTATGAAGATTACTATGATGGAACGTCATCCGCTCGGTAGTCAGGCATTTTTCCCCTGTGACGATCAACCTTATTTGGTTTTGGTGTGCTTAGGTGACAATGCGCCGGATCCAGATACTTTGCGCCTATTTAGTGTTCAGGGGCAGGGTGTTAATTACCATGCAGGTACTTGGCATTTTCCGCTGTTGTCGTTAGAGGCGGTGCGTAATTTTTGGGTGGTTGATCGAGTGGGGCACGGTAATAATTTAGACGAACACTCTTTCAGCGATGATGTTGAAATTACTATTAGCGAATACAGGAGTCATTCTGAATGA
- the uraH gene encoding hydroxyisourate hydrolase, protein MQRSPITTHILDTNLGKPAADVTVRLWMERNGTWEAVAEATTDQDGRINYWLGNQERLCGDYRIEFEVKEYFQRQKVATLYPRVDIYFTVTDANQHYHIPLLITANGYSTYRGS, encoded by the coding sequence ATGCAGCGAAGCCCTATTACCACTCATATTCTTGATACCAACTTAGGTAAACCCGCCGCCGATGTGACGGTGCGTTTGTGGATGGAGCGCAATGGCACTTGGGAAGCCGTCGCAGAAGCCACCACTGATCAAGACGGCCGCATTAATTATTGGCTAGGCAATCAAGAGCGTTTATGCGGTGATTACCGTATTGAGTTTGAAGTTAAAGAATATTTTCAACGACAAAAAGTCGCGACGTTATATCCGCGAGTTGATATTTATTTCACCGTGACAGATGCAAATCAGCATTACCACATTCCTTTGCTGATTACGGCGAATGGTTATTCGACGTACAGAGGCTCTTGA
- the uraD gene encoding 2-oxo-4-hydroxy-4-carboxy-5-ureidoimidazoline decarboxylase, translating to MATKLTLDELNSLPDREAAIALRRCCAAEAWVLALVNARPFTSIEQLLKKAEDVWWNLHEGDFMEAFSAHPKIGDVSSLRAKYADTHALAANEQQGAHQADDSVLEALAAGNKAYEDKFGFIFIVCATGKSAEEMLTLLQQRLPNSHVQEVRNAAENQALITAIRLNKLLGSSVN from the coding sequence ATGGCGACCAAGTTAACGCTCGATGAATTAAATAGCTTGCCTGATCGCGAAGCCGCGATTGCGTTGCGTCGTTGCTGCGCAGCAGAAGCTTGGGTGTTGGCATTGGTGAATGCACGACCATTTACCTCCATCGAGCAGTTATTAAAGAAAGCCGAAGATGTGTGGTGGAACCTGCATGAAGGCGATTTTATGGAAGCCTTCAGTGCGCACCCGAAAATCGGTGATGTCAGCTCGTTACGGGCTAAGTATGCAGACACCCACGCATTAGCGGCAAACGAGCAGCAGGGCGCTCATCAAGCAGACGACAGTGTACTTGAGGCATTGGCTGCGGGAAATAAAGCCTATGAAGATAAATTTGGTTTTATTTTTATCGTTTGTGCTACCGGTAAAAGTGCAGAAGAAATGCTGACGTTATTACAGCAGCGTTTGCCAAATAGTCATGTGCAAGAAGTACGTAATGCTGCAGAAAATCAGGCGTTAATTACCGCCATTAGATTAAATAAATTGCTAGGCAGTAGCGTGAATTAA
- the alc gene encoding allantoicase: MKNEVHPYTQWVDLASRQLGGQVLQSSDDFFAEMENLIKPEAPVFIDGKYTDRGKWMDGWESRRKREEGHDWAILRLGAAGNIVGFNVCTRFFAGNAPKQISIEACYSAETPNADTEWTMLIEQLDVQPDSDNFIDVGHGADSVWSHLRLNIFPDGGVARLRVYGKAVLNKDWLLPNEPVDLAAVNNGARPLMCSDMFFSSMNNLLMPGRGVNMGDGWETKRRRGGRETDWIIIALAAPGTLHKVCVDTAYFKGNFPHSFTLDALYMPSGEVHPDSAWQPVIERQLLSADSEHFYRNEVINTEQVFTHIRLSIYPDGGVSRLRVIGYPVSEE; encoded by the coding sequence ATGAAGAATGAAGTACATCCCTATACACAATGGGTGGATTTAGCGAGTCGTCAATTAGGCGGACAAGTACTGCAATCGAGCGATGATTTTTTTGCCGAAATGGAGAATTTAATCAAACCCGAAGCACCGGTATTTATCGACGGTAAATATACCGACCGTGGTAAATGGATGGATGGTTGGGAAAGTCGACGTAAGCGCGAAGAAGGCCACGATTGGGCCATATTACGCTTAGGTGCCGCTGGGAATATTGTTGGCTTTAATGTTTGTACACGTTTTTTTGCCGGTAACGCGCCGAAACAGATTTCCATTGAAGCTTGTTACTCCGCTGAGACACCAAACGCAGATACCGAATGGACCATGTTGATCGAGCAGCTTGATGTTCAGCCCGACAGCGACAACTTTATTGATGTTGGTCACGGCGCAGATTCGGTTTGGAGCCATCTGCGATTAAATATCTTTCCTGACGGTGGCGTTGCTCGTTTACGCGTTTATGGCAAAGCTGTTCTCAATAAAGATTGGCTACTACCGAACGAACCCGTTGATCTGGCAGCAGTTAACAATGGTGCTCGGCCGTTAATGTGCAGTGATATGTTTTTTAGCTCAATGAATAATTTATTAATGCCGGGTCGAGGCGTCAATATGGGCGATGGCTGGGAAACAAAACGCCGTCGCGGTGGCCGAGAAACCGACTGGATCATTATTGCCTTAGCGGCTCCTGGTACTTTGCATAAAGTATGTGTTGATACCGCGTACTTTAAGGGCAATTTCCCTCATTCATTCACTTTAGATGCGCTCTATATGCCGAGTGGCGAAGTTCATCCTGATAGCGCCTGGCAACCTGTAATCGAACGACAATTACTCAGCGCTGACTCTGAGCATTTTTACCGAAACGAAGTTATTAACACTGAGCAAGTATTCACCCATATTCGCCTGAGTATTTATCCTGATGGTGGCGTTAGTCGATTACGAGTGATTGGCTATCCAGTGTCAGAGGAGTGA
- the xdhC gene encoding xanthine dehydrogenase accessory protein XdhC, translated as MKPRTWQQALAYCEQQGCAYVIATIIGRAGSAPRDPGSKMIITADEQFDTLGGGELEFLLSQKARQLLLQNTSTQSLEMIPLAAQAGQCCGGSVSVLLESFCAQRPVLAVFGAGHVARALMTIVQHLPIQVHWIDSREEQFKLAHSLEFPPQSTLNSNIKILVSDDPVASLNALPSGAQLVILTHNHQLDFDLLVAALTRGDCSFVGCIGSDTKQARFTQRLRHQGFSPEQIATVTMPIGHADILGKLPMEVAVSISAQLIALHHGQQDRSLHQGISAKELRANEHWMALRKSTTSTNPTTEISTLPLAVTAGPFYEE; from the coding sequence ATGAAACCAAGAACTTGGCAGCAAGCGCTTGCCTATTGCGAGCAACAAGGCTGCGCTTATGTGATTGCGACTATTATTGGTCGAGCAGGATCGGCACCGCGAGATCCAGGCAGTAAAATGATCATTACCGCCGATGAGCAATTCGATACGTTAGGCGGCGGTGAACTGGAGTTTTTACTCAGCCAGAAAGCACGGCAGTTATTGTTGCAAAACACATCAACTCAAAGTCTAGAAATGATTCCTCTGGCGGCGCAAGCAGGGCAATGTTGTGGCGGTAGTGTCAGTGTTTTATTGGAATCCTTTTGTGCGCAACGTCCTGTGCTAGCGGTATTTGGTGCAGGTCATGTCGCGCGTGCGTTAATGACGATTGTTCAACACTTACCGATTCAAGTGCACTGGATTGATAGCCGTGAAGAGCAGTTTAAACTCGCGCATTCGTTAGAGTTTCCACCGCAATCTACTCTTAATAGCAACATTAAAATCTTAGTCAGTGACGACCCCGTGGCGTCACTCAATGCTCTACCGAGCGGCGCGCAGCTAGTCATTCTTACTCATAATCATCAGCTCGATTTCGACCTGCTGGTCGCGGCGTTAACGCGTGGAGATTGCAGCTTTGTTGGTTGTATTGGCTCGGATACTAAGCAAGCTCGATTTACTCAACGTTTGCGCCATCAAGGCTTTAGCCCAGAGCAAATCGCAACCGTGACTATGCCCATAGGTCATGCCGATATTCTTGGTAAATTGCCAATGGAGGTCGCAGTATCCATTAGTGCCCAGTTGATAGCCTTGCATCATGGGCAGCAGGATCGCAGCTTGCATCAAGGTATTTCGGCAAAAGAGCTACGCGCAAACGAACATTGGATGGCGTTACGAAAATCGACGACGAGTACAAATCCAACAACTGAAATTTCAACTTTACCGCTCGCGGTGACGGCAGGTCCTTTTTATGAAGAATGA
- the xdhB gene encoding xanthine dehydrogenase molybdopterin binding subunit → MSHFSAFPPSSESFRRRPAKGGRGASVTHDSAEQHVTGAAQYVDDIPELARTLHAAIGKSPVAKGTLIQLDLSQVRTAAGVVDVVTIADMPAVTDIGPVYQGDPILAGPELQFHGQALFAVAAATFIEARKAVALAAIQMDEQIPTLTLEQALASGERVRPDHMMVKGDAKKALASAPNTLTNTLYNKGQEHFYLESQVSYAVPTDDGGMTIYTSSQHPSEVQKLVAEVLGIAMHKVTVLVRRMGGGFGGKETQAAPWACLAAVLAVRNKRPVKLRLDRQDDMVLTGKRHDFFSRWTVGFDDEGQLIGADIHLAGLCGFSPDLSDAIVDRAMFHVDNAYNFPAMAVLGQRCKTNTVSNTAFRGFGGPQGMIVGEAMMDDIARATGLDPLDVRLKNLYQNGDKTHYGQPIEDFHIERLMTQLERECEYRQRRHDITEFNQQHPYLKRGLALTPVRFGISFTVQHLNQAGALINIYTDGSIQINHGGTEMGQGLFTKVAQVVANEFSVDLDYVQVTATATDKVPNTSPTAASSGSDLNGKAAQAACQTIKQRLVDLAVEHFGVAPDDVHFINNHVVVGVGESAQWLTFAEFVQLAYEQRVSLSATGYYRTPKIFYDRDTASGRPFYYYALGASCSEVEIDTLTGEYRILRTDILHDVGASLSPAIDIGQIEGGFVQGMGWLTTEELTWDAKGKLASASAATYKIPTSMDVPSILNVRLFDQPNAEETIYNSKAVGEPPLMHGISVWCALRDAAASVANYAINPPLDTPATPERVLAAVMACQAHNEGLVAEQIS, encoded by the coding sequence ATGAGCCACTTCTCTGCATTTCCACCGTCATCCGAAAGTTTTCGTCGTCGCCCAGCGAAAGGCGGGCGTGGTGCCAGCGTTACTCACGATAGCGCTGAGCAGCATGTCACTGGTGCGGCACAATACGTTGATGATATTCCCGAGCTAGCGCGAACATTACACGCGGCGATTGGTAAAAGCCCAGTGGCTAAGGGCACACTAATCCAGTTAGATTTATCTCAGGTGCGCACAGCGGCTGGTGTTGTCGATGTGGTCACCATTGCTGATATGCCAGCGGTAACCGATATTGGCCCTGTGTATCAGGGCGACCCTATTTTAGCAGGGCCGGAATTACAATTTCACGGACAAGCGTTATTTGCAGTTGCTGCTGCTACCTTTATTGAGGCGCGTAAAGCTGTTGCTCTGGCCGCCATTCAAATGGATGAACAAATACCGACACTGACTTTAGAGCAAGCGTTAGCCAGCGGTGAACGGGTGCGACCTGATCATATGATGGTTAAAGGCGATGCGAAAAAAGCGCTCGCCAGTGCGCCAAATACGCTCACCAATACGCTGTATAACAAAGGCCAAGAGCATTTTTATTTAGAGAGCCAAGTCAGTTATGCCGTACCAACGGATGATGGTGGCATGACGATTTATACGTCGTCGCAGCATCCATCAGAAGTACAAAAGCTGGTGGCTGAAGTGCTTGGCATAGCCATGCACAAAGTAACTGTCTTAGTGCGTCGTATGGGAGGTGGTTTTGGCGGTAAAGAAACTCAGGCAGCGCCTTGGGCGTGTTTAGCAGCGGTATTGGCGGTGCGCAATAAACGCCCGGTTAAGCTGCGCTTGGATCGTCAAGACGATATGGTCTTAACGGGCAAGCGCCATGATTTTTTTAGCCGTTGGACCGTGGGTTTTGATGACGAAGGTCAGTTAATTGGGGCCGATATTCATCTTGCGGGATTATGTGGTTTTTCACCGGATTTATCCGATGCCATTGTTGATCGGGCCATGTTTCATGTCGACAACGCCTATAATTTCCCTGCTATGGCTGTGCTTGGCCAGCGGTGCAAAACCAATACCGTATCGAATACCGCATTTCGAGGGTTCGGTGGGCCGCAGGGCATGATTGTTGGCGAAGCCATGATGGATGATATTGCCCGAGCAACAGGACTAGATCCTTTGGATGTTCGTCTAAAAAATCTCTATCAAAATGGCGATAAAACGCACTATGGGCAGCCGATTGAAGATTTTCATATCGAAAGGCTTATGACACAACTTGAGCGAGAGTGTGAATATCGTCAGCGCCGTCACGATATTACGGAATTTAATCAGCAGCATCCGTATTTAAAACGCGGATTGGCGTTAACGCCGGTACGTTTTGGTATTTCATTTACGGTGCAGCATTTAAATCAAGCGGGCGCACTCATTAATATTTATACCGATGGCAGCATTCAAATAAATCATGGTGGCACCGAAATGGGCCAAGGTTTATTTACAAAGGTTGCGCAGGTAGTTGCCAATGAATTTAGCGTTGATCTTGATTACGTGCAGGTAACTGCTACGGCCACTGATAAAGTCCCTAATACCTCGCCAACGGCGGCGTCATCAGGCTCAGATTTAAATGGCAAAGCGGCACAGGCGGCCTGTCAGACTATTAAACAACGGTTAGTTGATTTAGCGGTCGAGCACTTTGGCGTTGCGCCTGATGATGTGCACTTTATTAATAATCATGTTGTGGTCGGCGTTGGTGAGAGTGCGCAATGGTTAACCTTTGCCGAATTCGTACAGCTAGCCTATGAGCAGCGCGTGTCTTTATCTGCAACCGGTTATTATCGTACGCCTAAGATTTTTTATGACCGTGATACTGCGAGTGGCAGACCATTTTATTATTACGCTTTGGGCGCCTCTTGCAGTGAGGTAGAAATTGATACCCTTACTGGCGAATATCGAATATTGCGTACCGATATTTTGCACGATGTTGGCGCGTCGTTAAGCCCTGCGATTGATATCGGTCAAATTGAAGGCGGTTTCGTGCAAGGGATGGGTTGGTTAACGACTGAGGAATTAACGTGGGATGCAAAAGGTAAATTGGCCTCGGCCAGTGCCGCGACGTATAAAATTCCAACGTCGATGGATGTACCTAGCATTTTAAACGTACGCCTGTTTGATCAACCTAACGCAGAAGAAACCATTTATAACTCTAAGGCCGTTGGTGAGCCTCCACTCATGCACGGTATTTCGGTTTGGTGCGCATTACGGGATGCCGCTGCCAGTGTGGCGAATTATGCAATTAATCCACCGTTGGATACGCCAGCAACGCCAGAACGTGTACTTGCTGCGGTGATGGCCTGCCAAGCGCACAATGAAGGCCTTGTGGCGGAGCAGATATCATGA
- the xdhA gene encoding xanthine dehydrogenase small subunit, which produces MIRFNLNGEWIEDGNIDPMCTILNYLRTQMAQTDVKEGCAAGDCGACTVMLASLDNGQLSFYTVNACIALMAHLHNRYIFTAQGIAQQSLHPAQQAMIDFHGSQCGFCTPGIVMSLATLYQQRLQQGIDLNIVPSDHDIHAALSGNLCRCTGYQPIVSAARHMGDYPKRDCAEQVQAAAVVEFDPNAGVSREPLQQSASSQLFMPQTEAELIALLQQYPTAQLWAGGTDLGLAITQQFKTMACVIVLGRVQGLSSIEIQNKQMSLGALCSYSDVEQELTPRVPSLAELVQRIGSRQIRNLGTLGGNIANASPIGDMPPAFLALGAEVEINGIYGLHTIALEQFFTGYKQTQLRAGEYIRRIIFNLPQENDHVFLWKISKRHDDDISAVMFALKLSIENETIIAAKLALGGMAATPIRAYHVESGLIGQPVNLATFKQAGSLLEQDCSPMSDVRASASYRLQVGKNLLLRAALELTRGTVQAEVAS; this is translated from the coding sequence GTGATACGTTTTAATTTAAATGGTGAATGGATCGAAGATGGGAATATTGACCCCATGTGTACCATTCTCAATTATTTGCGCACTCAAATGGCGCAGACAGACGTCAAGGAAGGTTGCGCAGCCGGTGACTGTGGCGCATGCACTGTTATGCTCGCCAGCCTCGATAACGGTCAACTTTCTTTCTATACGGTCAATGCCTGCATTGCCTTAATGGCGCACCTGCACAATCGCTATATTTTTACTGCGCAGGGTATTGCTCAACAGTCGTTACACCCAGCGCAACAAGCCATGATTGATTTCCATGGATCGCAATGTGGATTTTGTACCCCTGGTATTGTGATGTCGCTAGCGACTCTGTATCAGCAGCGACTGCAACAGGGTATTGATTTAAATATTGTGCCTAGCGATCACGATATTCATGCCGCGTTATCGGGTAATTTATGTCGGTGCACCGGTTATCAGCCTATTGTCTCTGCGGCTCGTCATATGGGTGATTATCCCAAGAGGGATTGTGCTGAGCAGGTACAAGCAGCCGCTGTTGTAGAGTTTGATCCTAATGCAGGCGTTAGCCGTGAGCCGTTGCAGCAGAGTGCCTCCTCACAATTATTTATGCCGCAGACCGAAGCCGAATTAATTGCACTCTTGCAGCAATATCCAACGGCGCAATTATGGGCCGGAGGCACCGACTTAGGGCTCGCGATTACCCAACAATTTAAAACAATGGCGTGCGTTATTGTGCTTGGTCGAGTGCAGGGTTTGTCCTCGATTGAAATACAGAATAAGCAAATGTCGCTGGGTGCTTTGTGCAGCTACAGCGACGTTGAACAAGAATTAACCCCCCGTGTTCCTTCACTCGCCGAGTTAGTGCAACGAATAGGCTCACGCCAAATTCGTAACCTCGGCACTTTGGGGGGCAATATTGCCAACGCATCACCTATCGGCGATATGCCCCCCGCTTTTTTAGCATTAGGAGCGGAAGTAGAAATTAATGGTATTTATGGTCTGCATACCATAGCGCTAGAGCAGTTCTTTACTGGTTATAAGCAAACTCAATTGCGTGCTGGCGAATACATTCGTCGAATTATTTTTAACTTACCGCAAGAAAATGACCATGTATTTCTGTGGAAAATCAGTAAACGTCATGACGATGATATCTCAGCGGTCATGTTTGCCCTCAAACTCAGCATTGAAAATGAGACCATTATTGCGGCTAAGTTAGCATTAGGCGGCATGGCGGCGACACCGATCAGAGCGTATCACGTTGAGTCGGGGTTAATAGGTCAGCCCGTTAATCTAGCAACATTTAAACAGGCAGGCAGCTTGCTTGAGCAAGATTGCAGTCCGATGTCGGATGTCCGCGCGAGTGCGAGCTACCGTCTGCAAGTCGGCAAGAATTTATTGCTACGCGCAGCGCTCGAATTAACCCGTGGGACAGTACAAGCAGAGGTTGCATCATGA